The Arachis ipaensis cultivar K30076 chromosome B05, Araip1.1, whole genome shotgun sequence nucleotide sequence AACTGAGATTTGGAGAAGTTCTTTGCTTGATTTGGTTTGCCTGCAACAGAGTCGACGTGGAACCTACGACAGCCAAATGGTGGAGTTTAGGAATGTGCAGAAGGTTGGCAATTGCTAATACCATCATATGTAATGAGTAAGAACTTGAAAACATACCAGATGCCAATTCTTGCTCAAAGGATGCGCCACTACCTGGATCTCTTGCACATTGCGCAAAGGTGGGATGTGAGGAAAGCACAAAATTCTCCTTTTGAAATCGTCTTTATCTCCACTCCGAACATATGAGCCCAAAGTAGCATTACCTTCTTTTCTAGCATCTTTGAGAAAGAAGAGAACTGGTTTTCTACAAATGGATCTGGATGGGTCCCTAGCATCAAAGTCGAATTCATTCCTTTGACTAATGCCATTCCAAGCAGAGTAAGTTCGTTCCGAGCGCTCCAGCTCACGGGGAGATACAATGTTAGGAAGGACTTGAACCCCATAACCGAGTGAAACTGAGAACGTTAGATGCTGAGAATTGTCGTAACATATTGAACGCTGCAAGAAGCTTCTGGGATCTGCTCTCATGGCCTTTGTAAAAAGTTTCAGGCTATCCAAAGAGCTCAAGCCAGGGTAAAAGGGATTAACagcttcaacatgatgaatagaCACAAATGGTGCTATCGGGTGAGAGGAGAGCAGACCACGGGCATCACCTCTTATGTCCCACTGAAAGAAGAAAAATCAATCACAGTCAATTACCAATTCTGAGAGTTGAAATGGATTGATGAGAGCCATGTAACAATCTGACCAAGATATTACTCCCTAGACAAtggaaaaagaaataaattatgATGATAATAGATCAAAAGTACCTGGTGAAAACCATGCTCCCATGTCAACGGAATTCCAAGCTCAGTAATGCAGGCATGTAAGCGGTCATCACTACCATAGAGTTTGGGATACCTCTCTATGCATTCATCAAGAATCTCAGAAAGTGCCTTTGCAAGAGGATAACTTACTGCAATTCCGCCACCACCAAAGGCCATTGAGTGACTAAAATATGAATTTGCTGAATGGCTCTCCGAGGGGCTTCCTATATAGATCATTTCAGAGGAATCATACTTGCTGAGAACATCCACAAGGTTATCCACATTGAAGATGGTATCGTCATCACAGAGGACAAACCAGCGCACATTTGAGAGGCCAAGGTCAAAGCTCTCTTTGACAATGCGAGAAATCCGAAGACCAGAAGGATGACCAGTGGGATTAGTGTAGCGAAAGTGTGAGATGTCTTCAGAAATCATGGTTGGGGGCAATAAATCATCTCCATGTTGTTGAAGTACTTGTTCATCTAGCCAAACATGCCCACGCATGTCATTGGGACGCCACCATAGTCTGACATATTCTTTTCGTCGTGTCCAAAGTTGAGAAGATCCTGCTATGCCAAACACAATATGTTTAAGTGACAAGCCTTCCTGGTCATCAGTACTGCTACCATTGTGAAGACCTCCCTTGGTTCCATATTGTAGAGAAGGTGGAGATTTTCCTTTTGAATGGTGATGATGAAAGCAGTTATTCCAAGGGAAATAGCGGGGGCTACTTTCCAATCCCCTTAACCGATCAAAACAACAAGTAGTTGCATCAGAGAAGACAAGGGAAAGCCAAGCAGTGGTAGACATGAGAAGTGCTGCAATTGCAATAACCAAAGTACCAGTGCATCTTTGGCGCCATTGACAGCTTCCAGGTCTAACAGTGGGCAAGGTAGAGAGGTGCAAATTCTTGTCATGGTCATCATAGGATGACATTTTTGTTTTCAAAGTTTGAGTCATCATCACCATCACTCCTATGCGCATGCCTTTCTCCCACCACCAGGGGAGAGAAGGTAAAATATCCAAAGAATGAAACAATATAGAAGAGTTTCAGATGCAAAATTGAACCCCCAAGAAGGCTTTTCACACCCTACAAAATGCAAACATAAAAAGGAAACAGTTACAATTGTACATAGGAAAAACCTGCCAGTAGGGACCAAATTGTAAACTAGGATAAATGAAGATCAAGCACAGATTGTAAAAATTTTAATAGGTGCCAATCTTGGAAAACTCAAACTTAACAAATGGAACTATTTCCATTAGAGTTCATTTTACCCAATTCATAAACAATGTCTGATAAATCTATTAAAACACATTTGGAAGGTCAGAAAGGCATGTCATTCAAACAACTAGAGCACATCACAATCGAGTTCACAAGCGCACACACAGAGACAGAGTTTCACACATCAAGATGAGGGTGTTATGCAATTGGGCATTTCCTCAAACAGATAGTGAACAACAACCAAGCAATATTTAGAAATACAAAGGGATGCATCAAAGAACAGTCAAAACAAGTCCATCATTGAAAGAATTTACCTGAGGAAACAAAGCTGAATTGTGTTTGGGTGTGAGAAGTGAAAGCTGCAGCATCAGATAAGTGGTATTAGCTCAAAAATCAAAGAGATCTGCGGTGTTGGGAGNNNNNNNNNNNNNNNNNNNNNNNNNNNNNNNNNNNNNNNNNNNNNNAAATCCCATTTGGTTCTCTGTTTCTTCTGCTACATTCAAGAGTGTAAACTTTAATGGTGGGTAGGTACACGCATCAGAATCCATTTGCATATCTCTGCATCTGAATCTGCACATGCATACCTATTCTATCTATCTATGCGTATCTCTAATTAGATTCGATTCACCACCTGATCAATGACATGCTTTTTTGGACCACCAAATCAAT carries:
- the LOC107643168 gene encoding uncharacterized protein LOC107643168 isoform X2; protein product: MAPKMHWGLESSPRYFPWNNCFHHHHSKGKSPPSLQYGTKGGLHNGSSTDDQEGLSLKHIVFGIAGSSQLWTRRKEYVRLWWRPNDMRGHVWLDEQVLQQHGDDLLPPTMISEDISHFRYTNPTGHPSGLRISRIVKESFDLGLSNVRWFVLCDDDTIFNVDNLVDVLSKYDSSEMIYIGSPSESHSANSYFSHSMAFGGGGIAVSYPLAKALSEILDECIERYPKLYGSDDRLHACITELGIPLTWEHGFHQWDIRGDARGLLSSHPIAPFVSIHHVEAVNPFYPGLSSLDSLKLFTKAMRADPRSFLQRSICYDNSQHLTFSVSLGYGVQVLPNIVSPRELERSERTYSAWNGISQRNEFDFDARDPSRSICRKPVLFFLKDARKEGNATLGSYVRSGDKDDFKRRILCFPHIPPLRNVQEIQVVAHPLSKNWHLVPRRLCCRQTKSSKELLQISVGQCGKGA
- the LOC107643168 gene encoding uncharacterized protein LOC107643168 isoform X1 — protein: MRIGVMVMMTQTLKTKMSSYDDHDKNLHLSTLPTVRPGSCQWRQRCTGTLVIAIAALLMSTTAWLSLVFSDATTCCFDRLRGLESSPRYFPWNNCFHHHHSKGKSPPSLQYGTKGGLHNGSSTDDQEGLSLKHIVFGIAGSSQLWTRRKEYVRLWWRPNDMRGHVWLDEQVLQQHGDDLLPPTMISEDISHFRYTNPTGHPSGLRISRIVKESFDLGLSNVRWFVLCDDDTIFNVDNLVDVLSKYDSSEMIYIGSPSESHSANSYFSHSMAFGGGGIAVSYPLAKALSEILDECIERYPKLYGSDDRLHACITELGIPLTWEHGFHQWDIRGDARGLLSSHPIAPFVSIHHVEAVNPFYPGLSSLDSLKLFTKAMRADPRSFLQRSICYDNSQHLTFSVSLGYGVQVLPNIVSPRELERSERTYSAWNGISQRNEFDFDARDPSRSICRKPVLFFLKDARKEGNATLGSYVRSGDKDDFKRRILCFPHIPPLRNVQEIQVVAHPLSKNWHLVPRRLCCRQTKSSKELLQISVGQCGKGA